A genome region from Cyprinus carpio isolate SPL01 chromosome B23, ASM1834038v1, whole genome shotgun sequence includes the following:
- the LOC109090899 gene encoding uncharacterized protein LOC109090899 produces the protein MKACHLLREAMKSSATCIISSATLELEKQRWIFIVTTTVGRTRTTFMLWYLAWQVGHKLHDKIEINFLIAGHTKFSPDCGFGLIKQAYMKRRVNTLTDIAKVVENSSPVSHLNIPQLVGTAEGKILVQTFDWQQHLTHHFRRLPQIKSYQHFSFDAKRPGVVLAKTHRDAQPVEYQLLRDGADLPPIDGLPVLGPPGLNIDRQTYLYEKIRPFCADEARDITCAEPRVKTQKRPQKRMRM, from the exons ATGAAGGCATGTCATCTACTAAGGGAAGCAATGAAGTCATCAGCTACATGCATCATTTCTTCGGCAACTTTGGAGTTGGAGAAACAGAGGTGGATCTTCATTGTGACAACTACAGTGGGCAGAACAAGAACAACTTTCATGCTCTGGTACCTTGCCTGGCAGGTTGGACACAAGCTTCACGATAAAATTGAAATCAACTTCCTTATTGCTGGCCACACCAAGTTTTCCCCTGACTGTGGCTTTGGACTCATCAAGCAAGCCTACATGAAGAGAAGAGTCAACACTTTGACAGACATCGCTAAG GTTGTGGAAAACAGCTCTCCTGTGAGTCACCTCAATATCCCACAGCTTGTTGGAACGGCAGAGGGCAAAATTTTAGTCCAGACCTTCGACTGGCAGCAGCATCTGACTCACCACTTCCGTAGACTCCCACAGATCAAGAGTTATCAGCACTTCAG CTTTGACGCCAAGAGACCAGGTGTGGTGCTTGCAAAAACTCACCGTGATGCACAACCTGTCGAATATCAGTTACTGCGCGACGGAGCAGATCTGCCCCCTATCGACGGTCTTCCTGTTCTGGGCCCACCTGGACTGAACATTGACAGGCAGACCTATCTGTATGAAAAAATCAGGCCATTCTGTGCTGACGAGGCAAGAGACATCACATGCGCAGAGCCAAGGGTCAAAACACAGAAGAGACCACAGAAGAGGATGCGAATGTGA